The following are encoded together in the Citrus sinensis cultivar Valencia sweet orange chromosome 1, DVS_A1.0, whole genome shotgun sequence genome:
- the LOC102610827 gene encoding membrane protein PM19L, which translates to MASGGSKSAAYILLILNLALYFIVTVIAAWAVNHGIQRSREAASVLSLPARIFPIYFPFGNMATGLFVIFSLLAGVVGMGTSLAGLHNVFQWDLPNLNAAAASSLITWALTLLAMGLACKEIDIGWKDSNLRTLEVMTIIVSATQLICTGAIHAGVEDAAWKRNRMVGRV; encoded by the exons ATGGCTTCTGGAGGATCCAAATCAGCAGCCTATATCCTCTTAATACTCAATTTGGCACTGTATTTCATTGTAACAGTGATTGCCGCATGGGCGGTTAATCATGGAATTCAAAGATCTCGCGAAGCAG CATCTGTTCTCTCACTTCCAGCAAGAATATTTCCAATCTACTTCCCATTCGGAAATATGGCAACCGGTTTATTCGTCATTTTTTCCCTCCTTGCTGGTGTTGTTGGCATGGGAACTTCCCTCGCTGGGCTTCATAACGTTTTTCAGTGGGATCTTCCCAACTTAAATGCCGCAGCTGCCTCTTCTCTGATAACTTGGGCACTCACTCTACTAGCCATGGG ATTGGCTTGTAAAGAGATTGACATTGGCTGGAAAGACTCAAACTTG CGGACCCTAGAAGTTATGACAATAATTGTGAGCGCGACGCAGCTGATCTGCACGGGTGCTATCCATGCCGGGGTTGAAGATGCGGCATGGAAGAGGAACCGGATGGTGGGCAGAGTTTGA
- the LOC102610338 gene encoding glutamine synthetase leaf isozyme, chloroplastic — protein MAQILAPSMQWQMRMPKYSNIASPMTTKMWSSLLMKQNKKGTNRSSAKFRVLALKSEDSTVNRLEDLLNLDITPYTDKIIAEYIWIGGTGIDMRSKSKTISKPVEHPSELPKWNYDGSSTGQAPGEDSEVILYPQAIFKDPFRGGNNILVICDTYTPAGEPIPTNKRHRAAEIFSNSKVSAEVPWFGIEQEYTLLQQNVKWPLGWPVGAYPGPQGPYYCGAGADKSFGRDIADAHYKACLYAGINISGTNGEVMPGQWEYQVGPSVGIDAGDHIWCSRYLLERITEQAGVVLSLDPKPIEGDWNGAGCHTNYSTKSTREEGGYETIKKAILNLSLRHKEHISAYGEGNERRLTGKHETASIDSFSWGVANRGCSIRVGRETEKQGKGYLEDRRPASNMDPYVVTSLLAETTILWEPTLEAEALAAQKLALNV, from the exons ATGGCGCAGATTTTGGCACCTTCTATGCAATGGCAGATGAGGATGCCTAAGTACTCAAACATTGCAAGTCCTATGACAACAAAGATGTGGAGTTCTCTGTTGATGAAGCAGAACAAGAAAGGAACAAATAGGAGTTCTGCCAAGTTTAGAGTGCTTGCTTTGAAATCTGAAGACAGCACTGTCAATAGGCTAGAGGATCTACTCAATTTGGACATCACTCCATATACTGACAAAATCATTGCCGAATATATTTG GATTGGAGGTACTGGGATTGATATGCGTAGCAAGTCAAAG aCCATTTCAAAGCCTGTTGAGCATCCATCTGAGCTTCCCAAGTGGAATTATGATGGATCAAGTACTGGACAGGCACCTGGTGAAGATAGTGAAGTAATTTTATA CCCTCAAGCAATTTTTAAGGACCCCTTCCGTGGAGGAAACAACATCTTG gTAATTTGTGATACCTACACACCAGCAGGCGAGCCCATCCCTACAAACAAACGCCATAGGGCTGCTGAAATTTTCAGTAACTCGAAAGTGTCTGCTGAAGTTCCATG GTTTGGGATAGAGCAAGAGTACACCTTACTTCAACAAAATGTGAAATGGCCTCTGGGTTGGCCTGTTGGAGCCTATCCTGGTCCCCAG GGTCCTTATTACTGTGGAGCTGGGGCTGATAAGTCGTTTGGCCGTGACATTGCAGATGCTCATTACAAGGCTTGCTTGTATGCTGGCATTAACATTAGTGGCACCAACGGGGAGGTTATGCCTGGCCAG TGGGAATATCAAGTTGGTCCCAGTGTAGGCATTGATGCTGGAGATCATATATGGTGTTCGAGATACCTTCTTGAG AGAATCACTGAACAAGCTGGTGTTGTTCTCTCACTTGATCCAAAACCAATTGAG GGAGACTGGAATGGTGCTGGATGCCACACCAATTACAG TACAAAGAGTACGAGAGAGGAAGGAGGCTATGAAACTATTAAGAAGGCAATCTTGAATCTGTCCCTTCGCCATAAAGAACACATCAGTGCTTATGGTGAAGGAAATGAGAGAAGGCTAACAGGAAAGCATGAAACAGCTAGCATTGACTCATTTTCTTGG GGTGTGGCAAATCGTGGTTGCTCAATCCGTGTGGGACGTGAAACTGAGAAGCAAGGCAAAG GTTACTTGGAAGATAGGCGTCCAGCTTCAAACATGGACCCTTATGTAGTGACCTCGTTACTGGCTGAAACTACAATATTGTGGGAACCCACACTTGAGGCTGAAGCGCTAGCTGCTCAGAAGTTGGCATTGAATGTCTGA